The genomic DNA TTCTTCAATTATTTTGTTTGCCTTAACAGATATTGGCTGAGTTATTCTATTCTCAATTTTCATTCCAGCTTTAGAAGCCTCATATGAGAAGTTTTCTATGCACCTATCGACAATCTCTCTGAGATTAATATCCTCAAGCTCAAGACTATTTTTGCTCTGCAGTTTTGAAAGTCTTGTGGCACTCTCTATAAGGTCAATTGCCCTTGAAATATTCCTGTTCACAACCTCAAGCTCAGATTTTATTTCCTGGTCTTCTGTATCCATAAGAAGGTCCAGATAGCCCATAGCAGTACCCAGAGGATTCAGAAGGTCATGGTGCATAATATCCAGAAAAGTATCTTTAAGGCGGTTAACTTCCTCCAGTTCTTTTGCATATTTCTTGATTGCTTCCTCAGCATGCTTTCTTTCAGTTATATCACGCATGGATTCAATAATTCCCACAAAATTACCATCAGAATCAAAAAATGGTGAAGCAACAATCTC from archaeon BMS3Bbin15 includes the following:
- the cph1_2 gene encoding phytochrome-like protein cph1, with the translated sequence MRDITERKHAEEAIKKYAKELEEVNRLKDTFLDIMHHDLLNPLGTAMGYLDLLMDTEDQEIKSELEVVNRNISRAIDLIESATRLSKLQSKNSLELEDINLREIVDRCIENFSYEASKAGMKIENRITQPISVKANKIIEEVFSNLISNAIKYASEGTKVIIEAEEKENSLRIKVKDFGKGIKDSSKQEIFERFRRKEKRSIKGSGLGLAIASRIVELHSGKIWVEDNPEGGAVFVVEIPKK